The sequence below is a genomic window from Streptomyces sudanensis.
CATGGTGTCCGGCCACTTCGCGGCCGCGGGCGCGTACGCGTCGACCACGTCACGGGCCTGTGCACGGCCCAGCACGGACACCCCGGCGGCGGCCATGTGCGCGGCCAGGGCGTCCACCGCCCGGTGGACCGGCCGGGTCAGCGGATCCAGGCCGAGGCGCGCACAGATCACCTCGGCCCGGTGCTCGACGTAGGCGTCGAAGACGGTGCTGCGGTCACGGGCCTGCCCGGCGGTGTCGGTCGAACCGCGGCTTCGGCTCCTGCTCAGACCGTCCGCGTACAGCTTCACGAACAAAGGGTTGGTGAAGACCGAGGAGAGCAGGGGCGTGTTGGGAAGAGCCGCAGCGTCTCCCTTGAGGTAGCTCTCGAGGCCCTCCATCTCCCGGCCGGCGAAACCGGGGTGGTCCGAGACGGGGCCCTCGAAACCGTCGGGAACGACCAGGGGTGTAAAGGTCGAGCGGCAGGACACCACCAGGGCGATGTGCCGGAACGCGGCGATGCGCCCCTGCAGGGCGAGCAGCTCGCTCTTCCAGCGCGTGGCATCGTCGGCGTCGTTGAGCGCGTCGATGATCAACAGGAAGCGGCAGTTGCTGGCGGCTCCCGCGGCGTCCATCGCCTGAAGGAAGTCCCGCTCGGCGATCGCGCCCAGTCCGCGTTTTTTCGCGATCTCAGTCAACGCATCGCGCCCGCTGAGCTCCTGGCCGAACACCACCAGCGCCGGCCGGCCGGCGTCCACGGCCCTGCGTGCGGCGTCGACCAGCAGATGCGTCTTGCCTTGCCCGGCGGATCCCTTCAGCAGCCACATCCCCTTCTGTGCCGCCTGGGCCGCCGTGTCCCGCATCAGCGCCGTCATCCGTTCGCAGGCGCTGTGGGCACGAGCCAGAGGGCCCTCGGCCAGCTCCTCGATGCCCTTCCAGGCCGGCCGCTTCTGCCCCGGCATCGCAGGCGAAGCGGAAGCCTCGGCGTTCCGGGAGTGCGTGACGAACCGGTCGGCCAGCTGCGCGAAGTCATCCAGCAGGCGCACCATGTCCTCAGCGACAGCGGCTGTCTCCTCGGCAGGGAACCCGGATAGCGCAGACGCGGCGGAGAGGTCATCAACGGCCTCTTGTGCGCCCTCCCGTATCGCAAGCGTCCACGACTGCACCCACCGCGACAGCTCCTGGTGTGCCGGGCTGCTGGGTGAGGAGGGATGGGTGCTGTCCCACCGTGTCAGCTGGGTGAGGAATGCTTCGATATGGCCTTGCAGGTCCCGGGCCCTTTGGGTGCTCTGTCGCACGAACTCCGCGGGCAGCGCACACGCGTCGGCCACCTGGGCCAGCGGCAACGGCACATGATGCTCGGGGGTGTAGCGCGACTCAGCCAGACGCTCAGCCAGCGCGAGCTCCTCCTTGAGCCAGTCGCTGCCCAGCGCGCGCCTTTCGAAGAAGAACCACAGGCGCCCTTCATTTCCCGGTCGGCCCAACCGGTCCAGCAGCTCGCCGCCACCGACGTAGCGGATGTCGACATCAGCGAGACCGGGCAGCGTCTCCTTCCACGAGGCGATGTTCCTGTTCCACCTGTCCCGTGCGCCTTCACGCGGCTTGCCCGCCGGGGTGAATGGGGTGGGGTCGGGGAGGTCGAAGGGGGTGAGGAACTCTAGACGGACAATCTTCCGGTTGGCGATGTTCTCGCCCACCGTCGCCGCACTCTTCCTCGCCTGGGGGAGGAGGTCGTCGAGGCTGTGGACGAACTTGACCTGGTACCCGTGTACGGCACTGCCATCAGGGGCCTGGTCATACCATTCGACCCCGCCGTCCGGAGCAGCGGTCTTGATCGTCTCCCAACCCGCAGGTGCCGCGGAGCGGAGCTGGAAACACAATTCTTCGAAGGAACGATGCTGGCTTCCGTCCCACTCACGGATACTGCGCCAGTTGTGAGCCCTGCTGTCGTTTGCTACCAATGCCGCCCTCTGACTTGTTCTGCCGCCCCGCAGCGTGCGCGCCGGATGCCAGCCTAGAGACCCGCACTGACACTCGAGGGCCGCTCTTCGCCGGGAACCGAACCGGCACAGGACACGACTGGCTCCTGCTGCGCGCCAGCCGCCGACTGAAGGGCAAGGGCCATCAAGACAGGCATGAGCGTTGTTCCAACGGCCCGGTCGGCGAGGCGAGCCGGCGGTGTCCCGGGGCAAGAGGCAGCCGTGTCCGCCGGTGTCCGGAGGCCGGCTGTGTTTCCGGGTTCGTCGGTGCCCGGTGGCGGTGCAGCCAGTCCAGCAGCGGGACCCTGCCCGCCTGGGCATCCAGCTCCCACGACTCCATTAGCGCCTCGGCCCTGCCGAGCCACAAGGAAGCGGCGCCGGTATCCCGGACGTCAGACTGCTCGAACTCGACCATCAGCTGAGCGAGCTGTGCCGCTTCCGGGTAGATCACCAGCGGCATCGCCCAGGCACTGCGGTCCTCCAGTCCGCATGCCCACGCCCGGCGGACCCAGCGCAGCACCGTGGGCATCGTCCGCCACCAGTCCGCCGCCACCTGGAAGGCGTCCGCGAACAGCTCCTCACCCGACCTGCCGAACTGCTTGTACACCCGGCAGCGCTTCAGATGCGCGTCGACGACTTCGGGAAGCTCCTTCAACGACACCCCGTCCAGAGGCTCTGTCCGCGAGTCGTTGCACCACCGCCTGTGCCGGGCACACAGCCTCCAGCTGTCCGGGATCAGCCACCAGGCCGGCTCCCTGACTCCGCGGGCTTCCGCGCACTCCGTGCAGTAGCGCACGAGGTGTCCCTCCGACGGCTGCCAGGGCCACTTCCACACCGCGTCCGCGTCTGTGTCCCCAGGCAGCAGGTGACGAGGAGCCAGGCTGGGCAGCGACCGCCGCAACACGGCCGCCGGTTCGCCGGCCAGCACGGCCAGATACACAAGACCCGGCCCATTCACATACATCTCGGTATACCGCGGGTACTTGGCCACACGCGCCGCGTCGCTGGACGACGATCCCGTGGCCTGGCCCACGCGCTGAAGGAAATCCGCGAGCCCGAGGCCATTGGCGTGCGCCAGCCGGTTCACGAACGACCCCGTCGACTCACCGGGCAGAGGCCGGGCCCGCAGCGGGAGAGGCTGACGCGGTCCATAGGGCCTGGGCATCTGCAGCACCACGCCAATTCCCCTTGTCTCCGAACTGCTCCGCACCCCTGACCTCTATCGTCGCCAGCCGCCGTACAGCCAGGTCAAGAGCCCTTAGCTCTTTCGGGTGAACCCGGCGGCAACACCCGGACACCCTCCACAGCACGGATCCGAACCTTGATCCGCAACGTGACGATCCGCTGCCGGGAGGGCATCGTGGCCACGCTGACGAGCAACGGCCTGAGAACACCACTACGCGGCCACCAGACACTCGCCGTCGACGCCTGCATGCACGAGTTCACCGCCGGCGCTCCCCGCGTGAGCGTCATCATGGCCACCGGAACGGGCAAGACCCTCGTCGCCCTCAACGCCGCCCAGGAGGCCGCGCCGCGGGGCAACGCGCTGATCGTGATGCCGACCCTGGACCTTCTCGAGCAGACAGCCGCCGTCTGGCAGAGCGAAGGCCGCCAGGGGATCTACCTGGGCTACTGCGGGCGCGACCAAACCCACGTCCGCTCGCTGCGCGGCGTCCTCACCATGATCCACGACCCGGGCGAACTCGCCCGCCGTGCTGCTCGCAGCAACGGCCCGGTGAACGTCTTCTGCACCTACCACTCACTGAACCATCTCGCCCGAGCCCACCGCGACCACCTCCTGCCGCGCTGGGGCATCGTCATCTCCGACGAGGCTCACCGCACCGCCGGCAACCGCCACAAAGCCTGGGGCGTCATCCACGACAACGACGCCCTGCCCGCCCATCACCGCCTCTACATGACCGCCACCCCGCGCATCTTCGACGAGAACGCCGGCTCGCAGGCATCCACCGGCTGCGAAGTGGCCTCCATGGACGACTACGGCCTCTACGGCCCCGTCGTCTACCGCATCTCGCTGGCCGAAGCGATCGACCAGGGCCTGCTCGCGGACTACCGCATCGTCGCCGTCGAGATCAGCGACGCCGAACTGCACCGCGTCCTCAGATACGCCTCCATCAACTCCGCAGGCGCCGAGGGAGTACGTGTAGCAGCCGCCCAGATCGCCCTGCTGCGCGCCCAAGAGAGCTACGACCTACGGCGGACCCTGACCTTCCACCGCCTCATCGCATCCGCCGACATCTTTGCCGAGACCCTCCACGAGACAGCAGCACTCATGCCCCCCGAGACGCGGGCGGCCCTCGTGGTCGGCACGGTCAACGCCAGACAGGCTCCCGCTGCCCGCCGACACGCACTGGAGACCTTCACCTCCGTAGAGATGAACAGTCCCGGCAACGAGACCGCCCCTCACAGAGCCGTCCTGACCAACTGCCGCTGCCTGGGCGAGGGCATCGACGTTCCCGGCATCGATTCGATCCTCTTCGCCGACTCCAAGCAGAGCTCACTCGACATCACCCAGGCCGTCGGCCGCGCACTGCGCCAGAGCCCCGGCGACGACAAGATCTCCACCATCGTCGTTCCCGTCTTCATGGAACCGGGACAAGAGCTCGAGGAAGGCGTCAAAGGAACCCCCTACCGCCTCCTCTACCAGGTCCTCATCGCCCTGAGCACCTACGACGAACACGTCATCCACCGAGTCGAATGGGCCACCTCCGACGATCACCAGGAGAACCTGGGCGTCGCCGCCGGCCCCGAACGCGCCGACGAGATCATCCCCCTGCTCGACCTCCAGGCCACCAAAGCACCCAACCGGGTATGGCAGATCGGATTCGAAAGCGCCCAGCGCTTCTTCGACACCTACGGCCACCTCGACGTCCCCAGCCGCTACCTCGGCCCCGACCGCTTCTACCTCGGCTGGTGGCTCGGCCGCCAGCGCTCCCTGCGCATCAACCGCATGCTCCTGCCCGAACGCATCGACCAGCTCGACACCCTCGGCATGATCTGGCCCCACCCCCCGCACA
It includes:
- a CDS encoding DEAD/DEAH box helicase, which encodes MIRNVTIRCREGIVATLTSNGLRTPLRGHQTLAVDACMHEFTAGAPRVSVIMATGTGKTLVALNAAQEAAPRGNALIVMPTLDLLEQTAAVWQSEGRQGIYLGYCGRDQTHVRSLRGVLTMIHDPGELARRAARSNGPVNVFCTYHSLNHLARAHRDHLLPRWGIVISDEAHRTAGNRHKAWGVIHDNDALPAHHRLYMTATPRIFDENAGSQASTGCEVASMDDYGLYGPVVYRISLAEAIDQGLLADYRIVAVEISDAELHRVLRYASINSAGAEGVRVAAAQIALLRAQESYDLRRTLTFHRLIASADIFAETLHETAALMPPETRAALVVGTVNARQAPAARRHALETFTSVEMNSPGNETAPHRAVLTNCRCLGEGIDVPGIDSILFADSKQSSLDITQAVGRALRQSPGDDKISTIVVPVFMEPGQELEEGVKGTPYRLLYQVLIALSTYDEHVIHRVEWATSDDHQENLGVAAGPERADEIIPLLDLQATKAPNRVWQIGFESAQRFFDTYGHLDVPSRYLGPDRFYLGWWLGRQRSLRINRMLLPERIDQLDTLGMIWPHPPHSIERKLQIARDYKAHHDHLAPHTDETFGGIRLGRWIADRRREANKRTLPYGYQRALNEIYPWWSTSWPKHWHHTYAQALTAARAGNLPFPDLRPDTDDTPLTRWLDQQIDALPTLDPGQHELLGALPLRHPLALLLRRPRGHAARAFTRGLLAARAFWRSHQHLDVPYGYLCPDTGLHLAPWIAAKRRNPLRLTPEQRHALEALDFRWIR
- a CDS encoding TniQ family protein: MVLQMPRPYGPRQPLPLRARPLPGESTGSFVNRLAHANGLGLADFLQRVGQATGSSSSDAARVAKYPRYTEMYVNGPGLVYLAVLAGEPAAVLRRSLPSLAPRHLLPGDTDADAVWKWPWQPSEGHLVRYCTECAEARGVREPAWWLIPDSWRLCARHRRWCNDSRTEPLDGVSLKELPEVVDAHLKRCRVYKQFGRSGEELFADAFQVAADWWRTMPTVLRWVRRAWACGLEDRSAWAMPLVIYPEAAQLAQLMVEFEQSDVRDTGAASLWLGRAEALMESWELDAQAGRVPLLDWLHRHRAPTNPETQPASGHRRTRLPLAPGHRRLASPTGPLEQRSCLS